A genomic stretch from Setaria italica strain Yugu1 chromosome VII, Setaria_italica_v2.0, whole genome shotgun sequence includes:
- the LOC101767921 gene encoding defensin Tk-AMP-D1.1: MESPRKFFPAVVLLLLLVASTGMAPVQARECEKDSAQFVGLCMKEDNCSNVCRGEGFTSARCSTFRRRCVCIKEC; this comes from the exons ATGGAGTCGCCACGCAAGTTCTTTcccgccgtcgtcctcctgcttctcctcgtCGCGTCCACAG GTATGGCGCCGGTGCAGGCGAGGGAATGTGAGAAGGATAGCGCTCAATTCGTTGGGCTATGCATGAAGGAAGACAACTGCTCCAACGTGTGCCGTGGTGAAGGGTTCACCTCTGCCCGGTGCAGCACGTTCCGCCGTCGCTGCGTCTGCATTAAGGAGTGCTAG